From the Halomonas meridiana genome, one window contains:
- a CDS encoding alpha/beta fold hydrolase: MPADATQRPRLVFAHANGFPGLSYRSLLDPLAESFDLHPLDRLGHHPDYPVNHNWGNLVDELISYLPDTDAPLLGVGHSLGGTLMAMAADKQPERFCGVIMLDPPLMLGPDAWAMKAAKRFGLMDRITPAGKTKGRRSVWPSREAMANSLRRRGLFRRFTPEALNDYIEAGTRLLDDGSAELTFDPRIELEIFRHLPDHLSNLPQRVGVPIQLVAGQQSHLMTPSRLKRIARRGLPVSMVPGTHMFPMEHPEETRTAILAAWQQFQTVQP, encoded by the coding sequence ATGCCTGCCGATGCCACCCAACGCCCCCGCTTAGTGTTTGCCCATGCCAACGGCTTTCCCGGTTTGAGCTACCGCAGCCTGTTAGACCCGCTGGCAGAATCGTTCGATTTACACCCGCTAGATAGGCTAGGCCACCACCCGGATTACCCGGTGAATCACAATTGGGGCAACTTGGTGGATGAACTGATTAGCTACCTCCCCGATACCGACGCGCCGCTGCTGGGCGTGGGGCATTCGCTGGGCGGTACGCTGATGGCCATGGCCGCCGACAAGCAGCCGGAGCGCTTTTGTGGCGTGATTATGCTCGACCCGCCGCTGATGCTGGGGCCGGATGCCTGGGCCATGAAAGCGGCCAAGCGGTTTGGGCTGATGGATCGCATTACGCCGGCGGGTAAAACCAAAGGGCGGCGCAGCGTGTGGCCCAGCCGTGAGGCGATGGCGAACTCATTACGGCGGCGAGGGCTGTTTCGTCGCTTTACCCCTGAGGCGCTCAACGACTACATTGAAGCAGGCACGCGGCTTTTAGATGACGGTAGCGCCGAGCTGACCTTTGACCCGCGCATCGAGCTGGAGATTTTCCGCCACCTGCCGGATCACCTCTCCAACCTGCCGCAGCGCGTAGGCGTACCCATCCAACTGGTGGCGGGGCAGCAGTCGCACTTGATGACGCCTTCACGGCTCAAGCGCATCGCTCGACGCGGGCTGCCGGTGAGTATGGTGCCCGGCACGCACATGTTCCCGATGGAACACCCGGAAGAGACGCGCACGGCGATACTGGCCGCGTGGCAGCAGTTTCAAACGGTACAGCCATAG
- a CDS encoding YdiU family protein yields the protein MLTFEHQFATLPEPLWVACQPTPVAQPSLIAFNDALAAQLGMQTRPDDATLAQWFSGNQLPSGAEPKALGYAGHQFGNFVPQLGDGRALLLGEVVDQQGIRRDVQLKGSGRTPFSRGGDGRSPLGPVLREYLVSEFMAAVGVPTTRALAAVATGERVVRQMAEPGAVLTRVASSHIRVGTFQFAAVRRDEDALKALADHVIARHYPEAANADDPYLALLEAVTARQAALVARWMSLGFIHGVMNTDNCSIAGETIDYGPCAFMEQFDPQKVYSSIDQGGRYAFNNQPGIAQWNLARFAETLLPLMREEGDAVVEQATEVLRGFTQRFSAEQRCLHTNKLGLAPESDRAAPLMDALEIQMHQGRMDMTATFDALTHYAKALGTDTSGQPQKDALLALTTQPDGLAAWLADWESAQQASQQSERLEAMRQANPVVIPRNHRIQEVIDAAVEGDFAPFYTLLAAVTQPFDESEEARRLAAPATESEQVLRTFCGT from the coding sequence GTGCTGACCTTTGAACACCAGTTTGCCACGCTGCCAGAGCCCCTATGGGTGGCCTGCCAGCCTACGCCCGTGGCACAGCCCAGCCTGATCGCGTTCAACGATGCCCTGGCCGCGCAGCTAGGTATGCAAACCCGGCCCGACGACGCCACGCTGGCCCAGTGGTTCAGCGGTAACCAGCTGCCGTCGGGTGCCGAGCCTAAAGCGCTGGGCTACGCCGGGCACCAGTTCGGCAACTTCGTGCCGCAGCTAGGCGATGGCCGCGCACTGCTGTTGGGCGAAGTGGTGGATCAGCAAGGAATACGCCGTGATGTGCAGCTAAAAGGCAGCGGCCGCACGCCGTTTTCTCGCGGTGGCGATGGCCGCTCGCCCCTTGGCCCGGTGCTGCGGGAATACCTGGTGAGTGAATTTATGGCCGCCGTGGGCGTACCCACCACTCGCGCCCTGGCTGCTGTCGCCACCGGTGAGCGCGTGGTGCGTCAAATGGCCGAGCCGGGGGCCGTGCTGACCCGCGTAGCCAGCAGCCATATTCGCGTGGGCACGTTCCAGTTTGCCGCCGTTCGCCGCGATGAAGACGCGCTAAAAGCGCTGGCCGATCATGTGATTGCCCGCCACTACCCAGAAGCGGCCAACGCTGACGATCCGTACCTTGCGCTGTTAGAAGCCGTTACCGCCCGCCAAGCGGCGCTGGTGGCGCGTTGGATGAGCCTGGGCTTTATTCACGGCGTGATGAACACCGACAACTGCAGCATTGCCGGTGAGACCATCGACTACGGCCCCTGCGCCTTTATGGAACAGTTCGACCCACAGAAGGTGTACAGCTCCATTGACCAAGGCGGGCGCTACGCCTTCAACAACCAGCCGGGCATTGCCCAGTGGAACCTGGCGCGCTTTGCCGAAACCCTGCTGCCGCTCATGCGTGAAGAGGGCGATGCCGTGGTAGAGCAGGCCACCGAGGTTCTTCGTGGCTTCACCCAGCGCTTTAGCGCCGAGCAGCGCTGCCTGCACACTAACAAGCTAGGCCTTGCCCCAGAAAGCGACCGCGCCGCGCCGCTGATGGATGCGCTGGAGATCCAGATGCACCAGGGCCGCATGGATATGACCGCCACCTTTGATGCGCTGACGCACTATGCCAAAGCCCTGGGAACAGACACGTCAGGGCAACCCCAAAAAGACGCGTTGCTGGCGCTGACGACTCAGCCCGATGGCCTCGCTGCTTGGCTGGCCGACTGGGAAAGCGCCCAGCAAGCGAGCCAGCAGAGTGAACGCCTGGAGGCCATGCGCCAAGCCAATCCAGTGGTGATTCCCCGCAACCACCGCATTCAAGAGGTCATCGACGCGGCGGTAGAGGGTGATTTCGCGCCTTTTTACACGCTGCTCGCGGCGGTCACACAGCCCTTTGATGAATCGGAAGAAGCACGCCGCTTAGCCGCCCCGGCCACGGAAAGCGAACAGGTGTTGCGCACCTTTTGTGGTACGTAA
- a CDS encoding NAD-dependent protein deacetylase: MTQAVESTEKRESSQVAGEALAAFIKRHPKLWVITGAGVSTDSGIPDYRDADGQWKRPPPVQHGDFMSSFAVRQRYWARALVGFKAMREAQVSGAHRALAELEAMGHVELLVTQNVDRLHQRAGSKKVIDLHGRADVVACMACGYQMMRHAMHSEMARMNPAFAALDARHAPDGDADLETDFSTFKVLDCPRCQGILKPQVVYYGDVVPPARRLAAQAALQQADAVLAVGTSLMVYSGYRFCRDAHAMGLPVASLSLGVTRADAFLTHQWRAPLTPVLEQAVACLKSA, encoded by the coding sequence TTGACGCAGGCCGTGGAAAGTACAGAAAAACGCGAGAGCAGCCAGGTGGCCGGGGAAGCGCTGGCCGCTTTCATCAAACGCCACCCCAAACTCTGGGTGATTACCGGGGCGGGGGTGAGTACCGACAGCGGGATTCCCGATTACCGCGATGCCGATGGCCAGTGGAAGCGCCCGCCGCCGGTGCAGCACGGTGATTTTATGAGTTCCTTCGCCGTACGCCAGCGCTACTGGGCGCGGGCGCTGGTGGGCTTTAAAGCCATGCGCGAAGCCCAGGTGAGCGGGGCGCATCGGGCGTTGGCAGAGCTGGAGGCCATGGGCCATGTGGAGCTGCTGGTGACGCAAAACGTGGACCGTTTGCACCAGCGGGCGGGCTCGAAAAAGGTGATTGATCTTCACGGCAGGGCCGATGTGGTGGCCTGTATGGCCTGCGGCTATCAAATGATGCGTCACGCTATGCACAGTGAAATGGCGCGCATGAACCCAGCCTTTGCCGCGCTGGATGCCCGCCACGCGCCGGATGGCGATGCGGATCTGGAAACCGATTTCTCCACCTTCAAAGTGCTGGACTGCCCGCGCTGCCAGGGCATCCTCAAACCGCAGGTGGTCTACTACGGCGATGTGGTGCCCCCGGCGCGGCGGTTGGCGGCCCAGGCGGCGCTGCAGCAAGCTGATGCGGTGCTGGCAGTGGGGACGTCGTTGATGGTCTATTCCGGCTACCGCTTTTGCCGCGATGCCCACGCCATGGGGCTGCCTGTAGCATCGCTCTCGCTGGGTGTGACTCGCGCCGATGCGTTTTTGACTCACCAGTGGCGTGCGCCGCTAACGCCGGTGTTGGAGCAGGCGGTGGCGTGCTTGAAGAGCGCTTAA
- a CDS encoding zinc ABC transporter substrate-binding protein encodes MPHRLTYFALPLLTAFPLAASAEVPRVAVDIPPVYSLVATVMGDVGTPELFIQPGASPHGYSLRPSEASALDSADLVIWVSDSLTPWLEGPVEHLAGDAHHLELMDVPGITTLAYREEATFTLDEGQAHEREHGHDHAHAHAKSHDHQDHQDHQDHHGHHHSHTGTNPHAWLSPSNARQWLTAIADQLSDLDPDNAAAYRDNAAQGQDALIALEQQLQERLAHSADTRFIVFHDAYQYFEEAFNVQAAGAISIGDASAPSPARIEALQTLVNEENIQCVFSEPQFNPQMVNNVFGDTSAYLGVMDPLGVGLTLDAGLYAALLEQLAGEITRCTRAESA; translated from the coding sequence ATGCCACACCGCTTAACGTACTTCGCGCTGCCATTACTGACGGCCTTTCCCCTAGCAGCCTCGGCGGAAGTGCCCCGCGTCGCGGTAGATATTCCTCCGGTGTACTCGTTGGTGGCGACCGTCATGGGCGACGTGGGCACGCCCGAGCTGTTCATTCAGCCTGGCGCCTCTCCCCACGGCTATTCGCTGCGCCCCTCGGAAGCCAGCGCGCTGGACAGTGCGGATCTGGTGATATGGGTCAGCGATTCGCTCACCCCTTGGCTGGAAGGACCGGTAGAACATTTAGCGGGAGACGCACACCACCTAGAGCTGATGGACGTGCCCGGCATCACCACACTGGCATACCGCGAAGAAGCGACGTTCACGCTGGATGAGGGGCAAGCTCACGAGCGCGAGCATGGACATGACCACGCACATGCGCATGCCAAGTCCCATGACCACCAAGATCACCAAGATCACCAAGATCACCACGGCCATCATCACAGCCATACCGGCACGAACCCGCACGCTTGGCTATCACCCTCGAACGCGCGCCAGTGGCTCACGGCGATCGCCGACCAGCTAAGCGACCTCGACCCGGATAACGCTGCCGCCTACCGTGACAATGCTGCACAAGGACAAGACGCGCTGATCGCGCTGGAACAACAGCTTCAGGAGCGCCTCGCCCACAGCGCCGACACCCGCTTCATCGTGTTCCACGATGCGTACCAGTATTTCGAGGAAGCCTTTAACGTTCAGGCCGCAGGCGCCATTTCCATCGGCGACGCGTCTGCACCTAGCCCAGCACGCATTGAGGCGTTACAAACGCTGGTCAATGAAGAGAATATTCAGTGTGTCTTCAGCGAACCGCAGTTCAACCCGCAGATGGTCAACAACGTATTTGGCGATACGTCAGCATACTTGGGCGTGATGGACCCTCTTGGCGTGGGCTTGACGCTGGATGCGGGACTGTATGCGGCGTTACTGGAGCAGCTAGCCGGTGAGATAACGCGCTGCACGCGTGCTGAAAGTGCGTAA
- the dinB gene encoding DNA polymerase IV, protein MRKIIHCDCDCFYAAVEMRDNPALTDIPIAIGGSVEQRGVVATCNYPARKFGIHSAMPMAQALKRCPHLTVIRGDMAKYKDVARQVFAIYRDVTELIEPLSLDEAFLDVSEVKLHHGSATRMAEAIRHRVKQEVGITVSAGVAPNKFLAKIASDWRKPDGLFVITPDDIDAFVQQLPVKKIHGVGPRTAEKLAELGIQTGADLRARPLTELVERFGRFGHRLHELSHGRDERPVKTHRERKSISTELTYSQDLPTLEACRRQLPELISDLERRYARLDPAPAVRGVMVKIKFNDFTQTTVEHADPAPNLEQFETLLNVGWARGERPVRLLGVGYRLAEETAAQQLSLF, encoded by the coding sequence GTGCGCAAAATTATCCACTGCGACTGTGACTGCTTCTATGCGGCGGTAGAGATGCGCGATAACCCCGCGTTAACCGATATCCCCATTGCCATTGGCGGCAGTGTGGAGCAGCGCGGGGTGGTCGCTACCTGCAACTATCCGGCGCGCAAGTTCGGCATCCACTCCGCCATGCCCATGGCTCAGGCGCTCAAACGCTGCCCCCATCTCACGGTGATTCGTGGCGACATGGCGAAGTACAAAGATGTTGCCCGCCAGGTGTTTGCTATCTATCGCGATGTCACCGAGCTGATCGAGCCGCTCTCGCTGGATGAAGCCTTTCTGGATGTCTCGGAGGTCAAGCTTCACCACGGCAGCGCCACCCGTATGGCTGAAGCCATCCGCCATCGGGTGAAGCAGGAAGTAGGCATTACCGTCTCGGCGGGCGTGGCACCCAACAAGTTTCTCGCCAAGATCGCCAGCGACTGGCGCAAGCCCGATGGGCTATTTGTCATCACGCCAGACGATATCGACGCCTTCGTGCAGCAGCTTCCGGTGAAAAAAATCCACGGGGTAGGGCCGCGCACCGCTGAAAAGCTGGCGGAGTTGGGCATTCAGACCGGCGCGGATCTGCGCGCCCGGCCGCTTACCGAGCTGGTAGAGCGCTTTGGCCGCTTTGGCCATCGACTGCATGAACTCAGCCATGGGCGCGATGAGCGCCCCGTTAAAACCCACCGCGAGCGCAAGTCGATCAGCACCGAGCTAACCTACTCCCAAGACCTACCCACCCTGGAAGCCTGCCGCCGCCAGCTCCCCGAGCTGATTAGCGATTTAGAGCGCCGCTACGCCCGCCTAGACCCGGCACCCGCCGTGCGCGGAGTAATGGTGAAGATCAAATTCAACGACTTCACCCAAACCACCGTCGAACACGCCGACCCCGCCCCCAACTTGGAGCAGTTCGAAACCTTGCTGAACGTGGGATGGGCAAGGGGCGAGCGCCCCGTGCGCCTGCTGGGGGTGGGCTACCGCTTGGCGGAAGAGACCGCTGCCCAGCAGCTCTCGCTGTTTTAA
- a CDS encoding YkoF family thiamine/hydroxymethylpyrimidine-binding protein yields MYLSVQLSYYPLADDFKPVVKEVVKRLEATGLEVHPNRMSTQVFGEFDEVMAALSDVMKWSFETHGKAVFTANFLEGDRRPR; encoded by the coding sequence ATGTACCTTTCCGTACAGCTGAGCTACTACCCGCTGGCCGATGATTTCAAGCCCGTGGTGAAAGAGGTGGTCAAACGTTTAGAGGCCACCGGGCTGGAAGTTCACCCCAACCGAATGAGCACCCAGGTGTTTGGCGAGTTCGATGAGGTAATGGCGGCACTGAGCGACGTGATGAAATGGTCGTTCGAGACCCACGGCAAAGCCGTGTTTACGGCTAACTTTTTAGAGGGTGACCGGCGGCCCCGGTAA
- a CDS encoding metal ABC transporter ATP-binding protein, which translates to MMSLASSPHREAVLSVRQLNVRFGGQQILENIHFDLFREQVLTLIGPNGSGKSTLVKTLIGAVKPTSGSVTLAPQQRIGYVPQRLHLDVTLPMTVQRFINLPRRHSRQEVDGALKDAGAETLLQANMSDLSGGQLQRVLLARALLVKPDILILDEATQGLDHRGTAAFYRHIERVRHTYGCAVLMVSHDLHVVMQTADHVLCLNRCVCCQGKPEHVTSTQDYRSLFGDQAAQTLALYHQQSQEAAHAG; encoded by the coding sequence ATGATGTCACTTGCGTCTTCCCCTCATCGTGAAGCGGTACTTAGCGTTCGTCAGTTGAACGTTCGCTTCGGTGGGCAGCAGATTCTCGAGAATATTCACTTCGATCTGTTTCGTGAGCAGGTGCTCACGCTAATCGGCCCTAACGGTTCGGGCAAATCGACGCTGGTGAAAACCTTGATCGGCGCGGTGAAGCCCACCTCGGGCAGTGTCACCCTCGCTCCACAACAGCGCATTGGGTACGTACCCCAGCGGCTCCATTTGGATGTGACGCTGCCGATGACGGTCCAGCGCTTCATCAACTTGCCGCGCCGCCATTCTCGTCAAGAGGTCGACGGCGCGCTAAAAGACGCCGGGGCCGAGACGCTTTTGCAGGCCAATATGAGCGATTTGTCTGGCGGGCAGTTGCAGCGCGTGCTGCTGGCGCGAGCGCTCCTGGTCAAGCCCGACATCTTGATTCTCGATGAAGCGACGCAAGGTCTCGACCACCGAGGAACGGCGGCGTTTTATCGCCATATCGAACGCGTTCGCCACACCTACGGCTGCGCCGTGCTGATGGTCAGTCACGACCTGCACGTGGTGATGCAGACCGCCGATCACGTGCTTTGTCTCAATCGCTGTGTCTGTTGCCAGGGTAAGCCTGAGCACGTGACCTCGACGCAGGATTATCGCTCGCTGTTCGGTGATCAAGCCGCACAAACGCTGGCGCTCTATCATCAGCAGTCTCAGGAGGCCGCCCATGCTGGATGA
- a CDS encoding DNA-3-methyladenine glycosylase codes for MPQRDTLTPVKLPIEQGPLTPLPQAFYNRDTLEVARDLLGCWLVRQLDGELMAARIVETEAYRGSEDSACHAHRRRTPRTEAMFGPPGHAYVYLVYGMHWLLNVVTQPEGNPCAVLIRAVEPVIGEPAMRAWRSVAGRNLSNGPGKLTRALRIDNALYGHDMTQNGDQANGLWITSGEPPSAIASGPRVGIDYAQPADRDAPWRLWSEDNPWVSKAR; via the coding sequence ATGCCGCAGAGAGACACGTTAACCCCTGTTAAGTTACCGATAGAGCAAGGGCCACTCACGCCCCTGCCCCAGGCCTTCTACAACCGCGATACGTTGGAAGTCGCCCGAGACCTGCTGGGCTGCTGGCTAGTGCGCCAGCTCGATGGTGAGCTAATGGCCGCGCGCATTGTGGAAACCGAGGCCTACCGTGGCTCGGAAGATTCCGCTTGCCATGCCCACCGGCGCAGAACGCCACGCACCGAGGCGATGTTTGGCCCGCCCGGTCACGCCTACGTCTATTTGGTGTACGGCATGCACTGGCTGCTGAACGTGGTCACCCAGCCGGAAGGCAACCCCTGCGCGGTATTGATTCGAGCGGTAGAGCCGGTGATCGGCGAGCCTGCCATGCGCGCATGGCGCAGCGTGGCGGGGCGTAATCTAAGCAACGGCCCCGGTAAACTGACTCGGGCACTGCGTATCGATAACGCCCTCTACGGCCACGATATGACGCAAAACGGCGATCAGGCGAATGGGCTGTGGATTACCTCTGGCGAGCCGCCCAGCGCGATTGCCAGCGGCCCACGGGTAGGCATCGATTACGCCCAACCCGCCGACCGCGACGCCCCCTGGCGGCTATGGAGCGAGGACAACCCGTGGGTGTCGAAAGCGCGTTAA
- the mapR gene encoding GntR family transcriptional regulator MpaR (MapR regulates genes involved in Pseudomonas quinolone signal (PQS) production and anthranilate metabolism) encodes MKRYEQFADEIATLIRQGVLGPGERIPSVRQASRHHGISPSTVFQAYYLLENQGLISARARSGYFVREHARRLINEPRVTLQPTDPAEVQVSELVFSVLGSLQDDQTVPFGSAFPSPELFPLSRLSISMTRGLRALSPQQVVADMTTGHTDLCRQIALRYMLGGIQLPMDELVITNGAMEALNLALQCVTQPGDLVAVESPAFYASLQVLERLKLRAVEIPVHPREGIDLDVLAERLATLPIKACWFMSHLQNPIGASLSNERKQVLYQLLKQHQVPMLEDDVYAELYFGSTPPAPVKAFDDEGLVIHCSSFSKCLAPGYRVGWVAGGRYAQEISRLKLMTTISPSIPAQAAIADYLQHGGYDRHLRKLRHALEAQQTSMLAAADRYFPAHTRITRPAGGYFLWVEFPDHVDSLQRFRTALDHGVSLAPGPIFSATQQFRHCIRLSYGHPWTQRSERGMETLGKLLSRI; translated from the coding sequence ATGAAACGCTATGAACAGTTTGCCGATGAGATAGCAACGCTGATTCGCCAAGGCGTACTGGGCCCAGGCGAGCGCATTCCGTCAGTGCGCCAAGCGAGCCGCCATCACGGCATTAGCCCCTCGACGGTGTTTCAGGCGTACTACTTACTGGAAAACCAGGGGCTTATCAGCGCTCGGGCGCGCTCGGGCTACTTTGTTCGTGAACATGCGCGGCGCTTGATCAACGAACCCCGCGTCACGCTACAACCCACCGACCCAGCGGAGGTGCAGGTCAGCGAGCTGGTGTTCTCGGTTCTGGGCTCACTGCAGGATGATCAAACGGTGCCCTTTGGCTCGGCTTTCCCGAGCCCTGAGCTATTTCCACTCTCTCGCTTGAGTATCAGTATGACGCGAGGGTTGCGGGCGCTTTCGCCCCAACAGGTGGTAGCCGATATGACCACCGGGCATACCGACCTGTGCCGGCAGATTGCTCTGCGCTACATGCTGGGCGGTATTCAGCTGCCGATGGACGAACTGGTGATTACCAATGGTGCAATGGAGGCGCTCAATCTAGCCCTACAGTGCGTGACCCAGCCGGGGGACTTGGTCGCGGTTGAGTCACCTGCTTTTTATGCCAGCCTACAAGTGTTGGAGCGGCTCAAACTACGTGCGGTGGAAATTCCGGTTCACCCTCGGGAAGGGATTGACCTAGACGTGCTGGCAGAGCGACTAGCGACGCTGCCCATCAAAGCCTGCTGGTTTATGAGCCACCTGCAGAACCCCATCGGCGCCAGCCTAAGCAACGAGCGCAAACAGGTGCTTTACCAGTTATTAAAGCAGCACCAAGTGCCCATGCTAGAGGATGACGTGTATGCCGAGCTCTATTTTGGCAGCACGCCGCCCGCTCCCGTTAAGGCCTTTGATGATGAGGGCTTGGTGATTCACTGCAGCTCTTTCTCGAAGTGCTTGGCACCCGGCTATCGGGTGGGCTGGGTAGCGGGCGGGCGTTATGCCCAGGAGATCTCGCGGCTAAAACTAATGACTACCATTTCCCCCTCTATCCCCGCCCAGGCCGCCATTGCTGACTACTTACAACACGGTGGCTACGACCGCCATTTGCGCAAGCTTCGCCATGCCTTAGAAGCCCAACAAACCAGTATGCTGGCGGCGGCAGATCGCTACTTCCCAGCGCATACGCGCATCACCCGACCTGCGGGCGGTTATTTCCTTTGGGTGGAGTTTCCCGATCACGTGGATTCGCTGCAGCGGTTTCGCACAGCGCTCGACCATGGCGTTAGCCTCGCGCCAGGCCCCATTTTCTCCGCGACCCAACAGTTTCGCCACTGCATTCGCTTGAGCTATGGCCACCCCTGGACCCAGCGCAGCGAACGGGGGATGGAAACGCTAGGTAAGTTGTTGAGCCGAATCTAA
- a CDS encoding metal ABC transporter permease has protein sequence MLDDFMWRALLAGMLVAMAAAPLGCFVVWRRMAYFGDATAHAAILGVALSLLMNISIFLGVLTVALLMATCVSLLSGRGYAMDTLLGVMAHSALAVGLVAVSFLTGVRIDLHAYLFGDILAVGKQDLWVIGGGVALVLLLLYWRWSPLLAATLSEELAYANGIQPRREQLVLTLALAVVVAVALKVVGVLLIAALLIIPAATARPFCRTPEAMAMVAVGVAMLAVVTGLKSAYLLDTPTGPTIVSLAALLFTLATLMYHVWRVFCQRLAPETYKVPMR, from the coding sequence ATGCTGGATGATTTTATGTGGCGCGCCCTGTTGGCGGGCATGCTCGTGGCCATGGCGGCCGCACCGCTGGGTTGCTTCGTGGTGTGGCGACGCATGGCGTATTTTGGCGACGCGACGGCCCATGCGGCCATTCTGGGCGTTGCGCTGTCGCTGTTGATGAATATCTCGATTTTCCTCGGTGTGCTGACGGTAGCACTGCTGATGGCGACCTGTGTCTCTTTACTGAGCGGCCGTGGCTACGCCATGGATACGCTGCTCGGTGTGATGGCTCACTCGGCGCTGGCAGTGGGGCTGGTGGCCGTGTCGTTTCTCACCGGCGTGCGTATCGACCTTCACGCATATCTGTTCGGCGATATTTTGGCCGTTGGCAAACAGGATCTTTGGGTCATTGGCGGTGGCGTGGCGCTGGTGTTGCTACTGCTGTACTGGCGTTGGTCGCCTTTGCTGGCGGCGACGCTCAGCGAGGAGCTGGCCTACGCCAATGGCATTCAGCCGCGTCGTGAACAGTTAGTGCTCACCCTGGCACTGGCCGTGGTGGTGGCCGTCGCGCTGAAAGTCGTGGGCGTCTTGCTGATCGCCGCGCTATTGATCATCCCTGCCGCGACTGCACGCCCGTTTTGCCGGACGCCCGAAGCCATGGCGATGGTGGCCGTTGGGGTCGCCATGCTGGCGGTCGTGACAGGGCTCAAAAGCGCCTACCTGCTGGATACCCCCACCGGCCCGACCATCGTCTCCCTGGCTGCCCTGTTATTCACATTGGCAACGCTGATGTATCACGTTTGGCGCGTTTTTTGTCAGCGCCTTGCACCAGAGACTTACAAGGTTCCCATGCGCTAA
- a CDS encoding metal-binding protein ZinT, translated as MFVLANPKISTLAFSIALLTCAQVTQANDHNHDHSHDHDHSHSNAHDHDHSHDNDIYAGYFDDEQIADRPLTDWEGDWQSVYPYLLDGTLDPVFAHKAEKGDKSAEEYKAYYDTGYATDVERIVIDGSSVTFFTNGEPMTGDYHYDGYEILNYEAGNRGVRFIFELAEEADDALPRYLQFSDHSIYPTDAHHYHLYWGDDREALLEEVTNWPTYYASSLSGEEIVDEMLSH; from the coding sequence ATGTTTGTACTTGCTAACCCGAAAATCAGCACGCTGGCCTTCAGTATTGCACTACTGACCTGCGCTCAAGTCACCCAGGCCAATGACCATAATCACGACCATAGTCATGATCATGACCATAGCCACAGCAACGCTCATGACCATGACCATTCGCATGATAACGATATCTATGCGGGCTACTTTGACGATGAACAAATTGCCGATCGCCCGCTTACCGATTGGGAAGGCGACTGGCAGTCCGTTTATCCTTATTTGTTGGACGGCACGTTAGACCCTGTTTTCGCCCATAAAGCTGAGAAGGGAGACAAAAGCGCCGAGGAGTACAAAGCGTACTACGATACCGGTTACGCGACTGATGTAGAGCGGATCGTCATCGATGGAAGCAGCGTCACCTTCTTTACCAACGGCGAGCCGATGACCGGCGACTACCACTACGATGGCTACGAGATTCTAAATTACGAAGCCGGCAACCGAGGCGTTCGCTTCATCTTCGAACTCGCAGAAGAAGCCGATGACGCACTCCCTCGCTACCTTCAGTTCAGCGACCACAGCATCTATCCGACGGATGCACACCACTACCACCTTTACTGGGGAGATGATCGTGAGGCGCTGTTGGAGGAAGTGACCAATTGGCCAACCTACTACGCTTCATCGCTCAGTGGTGAAGAGATTGTCGATGAGATGCTGTCTCACTAA
- a CDS encoding DUF1826 domain-containing protein — MAFLFETRTVGLRLRLLNSAMCPRFHCDNLPVRLVTTYVGPGSEWLPEYAINRTGLGAPHPDKPEIATDTAAIQRLAPGDIGLIKGSGWVGSEERGLVHRSPALDNGHKRLLMSIDPA, encoded by the coding sequence GTGGCCTTTTTATTCGAGACGCGTACCGTCGGTCTTCGCTTACGCCTGCTTAACAGTGCCATGTGCCCGCGCTTTCACTGCGACAACCTGCCGGTGCGCCTCGTTACGACCTATGTTGGGCCCGGTAGCGAATGGTTGCCGGAGTACGCCATCAATCGTACAGGGCTGGGGGCGCCGCACCCCGATAAACCCGAGATTGCCACTGACACTGCTGCCATCCAACGCCTTGCGCCCGGCGATATTGGTTTGATCAAGGGCAGCGGTTGGGTTGGCAGCGAAGAGCGTGGGTTGGTGCATAGAAGCCCTGCACTCGACAATGGCCATAAACGCCTGCTAATGAGCATCGATCCCGCGTAA